One Nitrospirota bacterium DNA segment encodes these proteins:
- a CDS encoding lipid-binding SYLF domain-containing protein: MNTKKIPVILLCLLFVLTVGCAGTGKQATSEPAGEAEWAAKAAQVLETQMTQDFDKRIPNRLLQKSECVAVFPSVLKAGFVVGAKRGDGLVSCRDKETGEWGAPAFFRITGVSWGLQIGAKSADVILLVMNQKGIDALLKSKIALGGDIGVTAGPVGRDAAVGTDILLKSPMISYARSKGVFAGLDIEGSTINYTSEANAKMYGKEADARKILFDTKTTPNDMKVFHDTLTKYASKPEK; the protein is encoded by the coding sequence ATGAACACAAAGAAAATTCCCGTTATTTTACTATGTCTTCTATTTGTGCTCACTGTTGGCTGTGCTGGTACGGGAAAACAGGCGACATCTGAACCTGCAGGAGAGGCAGAATGGGCTGCAAAAGCTGCACAAGTGCTGGAAACCCAAATGACCCAGGATTTTGACAAACGAATTCCAAACAGACTATTGCAGAAATCTGAATGTGTTGCGGTATTTCCATCGGTCCTGAAAGCAGGATTTGTTGTAGGTGCAAAGCGTGGCGACGGTCTGGTAAGCTGCCGTGACAAAGAAACCGGTGAGTGGGGAGCGCCAGCATTCTTCAGGATTACCGGAGTAAGCTGGGGGTTACAAATTGGTGCGAAGTCAGCTGATGTAATTCTGCTCGTTATGAACCAGAAAGGGATTGACGCGCTGTTGAAGTCAAAAATTGCATTAGGTGGTGATATCGGAGTTACCGCCGGTCCAGTGGGTCGTGATGCCGCTGTTGGAACCGATATTCTCCTGAAATCCCCAATGATAAGCTATGCCCGCAGCAAGGGGGTATTTGCCGGATTAGACATTGAAGGATCAACCATCAACTATACCAGTGAGGCGAATGCAAAAATGTATGGCAAAGAAGCTGATGCCCGTAAAATACTGTTCGACACAAAAACAACACCGAATGACATGAAGGTATTTCATGATACATTGACAAAATATGCATCAAAGCCTGAGAAATAA
- a CDS encoding N-acetyltransferase: MIEVIEVKSPRDLSDFIQLPFTLYSAYPSYVPPLVREVKKLFSEKNPFFLHASVRFFLAKQNGRTAGRVVSIINQRHINYHDEKAGFFGFFESMENTKISSSLLGRVADILRKEGMDIMRGPMSFSTNDECGMLIEGFDSHPMLMTPYNPPYYNDLLEMFGMTKAKDLYAYILDIPDELPRKIHRVADLAMKAGVRVRPIDKKRFGKEMLIFKEVYNSAWAKNWGFIPLTDEELAYLGDNLKPVVVPDITLIAEKDDEPIGFMGLLPDFNFVLKHLNGKLGPVGIVKALYYAKKITDLRLLLLGIKAEYRNKGVDAVLFREGFRGVKNGGYKRVEFSWILEDNIPTQRLVEMIGGRLYKKYRIYEKTL, encoded by the coding sequence ATGATAGAGGTTATTGAGGTCAAATCCCCAAGAGACCTCAGTGACTTTATACAACTTCCTTTCACACTCTATTCAGCATACCCTTCATATGTCCCTCCCCTGGTCAGGGAAGTGAAAAAGCTCTTTTCTGAGAAGAACCCTTTTTTCCTTCACGCATCTGTCCGTTTTTTCCTCGCAAAACAGAACGGAAGGACAGCAGGCCGGGTCGTCTCTATCATCAACCAGAGACATATCAATTATCACGACGAAAAAGCGGGTTTTTTTGGCTTTTTTGAATCCATGGAAAACACGAAAATTTCCTCAAGTCTCCTTGGCAGAGTCGCAGATATCCTCCGAAAGGAAGGCATGGATATCATGAGAGGCCCGATGAGCTTTTCGACAAACGACGAATGCGGCATGCTGATAGAGGGATTTGACAGCCATCCCATGCTTATGACTCCCTATAACCCTCCATACTACAATGACCTCTTGGAGATGTTCGGCATGACGAAAGCAAAAGACCTGTACGCCTATATCCTTGACATACCGGATGAGCTTCCGCGAAAAATCCACAGGGTGGCTGATCTTGCGATGAAGGCCGGGGTGCGTGTCAGGCCGATAGACAAAAAACGTTTCGGTAAAGAGATGCTCATTTTCAAAGAGGTATACAATTCAGCATGGGCAAAAAACTGGGGATTCATTCCTCTGACTGATGAAGAACTTGCGTATCTGGGAGATAACCTTAAGCCTGTCGTTGTTCCCGACATCACCCTCATCGCGGAAAAAGATGATGAGCCCATAGGCTTTATGGGTCTATTGCCGGATTTCAACTTCGTTCTCAAACATTTGAACGGCAAACTGGGACCCGTCGGCATAGTAAAGGCACTCTACTACGCAAAAAAAATTACCGACCTTAGACTGCTCCTGCTGGGCATCAAGGCCGAATACAGAAATAAGGGTGTCGATGCAGTCCTCTTCCGTGAAGGCTTCAGGGGTGTCAAAAACGGAGGGTATAAACGGGTCGAATTTTCCTGGATACTTGAAGACAATATCCCTACTCAGAGGCTTGTGGAGATGATAGGAGGCAGGCTCTATAAAAAATACAGGATATATGAAAAAACGCTGTAG
- a CDS encoding pyridoxal phosphate-dependent aminotransferase family protein, producing MAVKKSADIFEKCYKFDKAKKLISHGIYPYFRTIESAQDPEITMNGRKMIMVGSNNYLGLTNHPKVKEAAIEAIRKYGTGCAGSRFLNGTLDIHVQLEEKLARFMRKDAALIFSTGFQVNLGVISALAGKDDVVLIDKMDHASIIDGCRLSFGEIRKFKHNDMKDLERVLTEYEDRDKLVVVDGVFSMEGDIAPLPDVVALSRKHGARLMVDDAHGIGVLGKTGRGTAEHFGLEDEVDLIMGTYSKSLASIGGFISGSSDVIHYIKHLARSLIFSASPPPASVASVSAAIDIIESEPERREQLWKNTFRMLNGFSDLGFKTGHSETPIVPVIVGEDEKAFLMGMMLQDEGVFANVAVTPAVPSGMALIRTSYMATHTDEQLDIVLNAFGKVGRKLGII from the coding sequence ATGGCTGTAAAAAAATCAGCTGACATATTTGAGAAGTGCTATAAATTCGACAAAGCGAAAAAACTCATATCTCACGGTATATATCCGTATTTCCGGACAATCGAGAGTGCCCAGGATCCAGAGATTACCATGAACGGGCGGAAGATGATCATGGTCGGGTCCAATAATTATCTCGGCCTGACAAACCATCCGAAAGTCAAAGAAGCTGCAATCGAGGCGATCAGGAAATACGGCACCGGATGCGCGGGTTCACGGTTTTTGAACGGAACTCTGGATATACATGTCCAGCTTGAAGAGAAACTCGCGCGTTTCATGCGGAAAGACGCCGCCCTGATCTTTTCTACCGGTTTTCAGGTCAATTTAGGGGTAATATCAGCCCTTGCAGGCAAAGATGACGTCGTGCTTATTGATAAGATGGATCACGCAAGCATCATTGACGGATGCAGACTGTCTTTCGGCGAGATCAGGAAATTCAAACATAATGACATGAAAGACCTGGAAAGGGTCCTCACCGAGTATGAGGACAGGGACAAGCTTGTGGTTGTCGACGGGGTATTCAGCATGGAAGGAGATATCGCCCCTCTGCCTGATGTGGTTGCGCTCTCGAGGAAGCACGGCGCCCGGCTGATGGTAGATGACGCACACGGAATCGGCGTGCTGGGAAAAACCGGCAGGGGTACTGCAGAGCATTTCGGCCTTGAAGACGAGGTTGACCTCATCATGGGAACCTACAGCAAGTCACTCGCTTCCATAGGAGGTTTCATTTCAGGATCGTCTGATGTAATCCATTATATTAAGCATCTTGCAAGGTCCCTGATTTTCAGTGCCAGTCCCCCGCCTGCATCTGTCGCGTCAGTCAGCGCTGCGATTGATATCATTGAAAGCGAACCGGAAAGAAGAGAACAGCTGTGGAAAAACACCTTCAGGATGCTGAACGGGTTCAGTGACCTCGGCTTCAAAACAGGCCATAGCGAGACGCCCATAGTCCCGGTCATTGTAGGTGAAGACGAAAAAGCGTTTCTTATGGGAATGATGCTTCAGGATGAAGGCGTATTCGCAAATGTGGCCGTTACCCCCGCTGTTCCCTCGGGCATGGCGCTCATACGGACAAGCTACATGGCAACCCATACGGACGAGCAACTCGATATCGTACTGAATGCATTTGGAAAGGTTGGCAGAAAGCTAGGCATCATATAA
- a CDS encoding NAD(P)-dependent oxidoreductase: protein MKALVTGATGFIGSHLCAELIRRGFDLSCLSRETSSLRWIENLNIRIVKGDCTDKNSLLPVIGGFDYIFHLAGITKSCTPGEFFHINAKGTENLINAIAQRNPGIRRFIYLSSLAAAGPSKNGAPVPEDAAPSPVSDYGKSKLEGEMAVLKFKDVIPVTILRPPAVYGPRDRDMLVLFRMIKKGFFFDLGKCYYSLLYVDDLVQGIILSAESERAEGNVYFICDNNCYSGEQIAKEISTALDVRARPLKVPQAAMLFFAFLGERINKQGIINRDRIKDFRHSHWICSPKKAREQMGYLPKVGIKEGIKWTADWYRIHKWL from the coding sequence ATGAAGGCTCTTGTCACAGGAGCTACCGGCTTCATTGGAAGCCATTTATGTGCAGAACTCATCAGGAGAGGGTTCGATCTTTCCTGCCTTTCACGGGAAACCTCCAGCCTCAGGTGGATCGAAAATCTGAATATCCGTATCGTGAAGGGTGACTGTACAGACAAGAATTCCCTTCTCCCCGTAATCGGCGGATTTGACTATATTTTTCATCTTGCCGGCATTACAAAATCCTGTACTCCTGGCGAATTTTTCCACATCAATGCAAAGGGGACTGAAAACCTGATAAATGCTATCGCTCAGCGTAATCCGGGAATCAGAAGGTTCATCTACCTGAGCAGTCTTGCAGCAGCGGGTCCAAGCAAAAACGGGGCTCCGGTTCCGGAAGACGCTGCCCCTTCACCCGTGTCCGATTACGGGAAAAGCAAGCTTGAAGGCGAAATGGCAGTCCTGAAATTTAAGGATGTCATCCCGGTGACAATTTTAAGGCCGCCGGCGGTATACGGACCAAGAGACAGGGATATGCTTGTCCTTTTCAGAATGATTAAAAAAGGTTTCTTCTTTGACCTTGGAAAATGTTATTATTCATTACTCTATGTAGATGATCTTGTTCAGGGTATAATATTATCTGCAGAGAGCGAACGGGCAGAAGGCAATGTATATTTCATCTGTGATAATAACTGCTATTCAGGTGAACAGATAGCAAAAGAAATATCCACTGCACTTGATGTGAGGGCAAGGCCGCTGAAAGTTCCTCAGGCTGCCATGCTGTTCTTTGCATTCCTTGGAGAGAGGATAAACAAGCAGGGGATTATCAACAGGGACAGAATAAAGGATTTCAGACATTCGCACTGGATATGCAGTCCGAAAAAGGCAAGAGAACAAATGGGGTATCTTCCAAAGGTCGGAATAAAGGAAGGGATAAAATGGACGGCGGATTGGTACAGGATCCACAAATGGCTGTAA
- the ccsB gene encoding c-type cytochrome biogenesis protein CcsB, which produces MDSSLFFGISTMAYILAMIVYITFVAFRKQQIGITATAITITGFLAQTSAIILRWNEFAGLSGLGIWKSAPLTNLYESLIFFVWCLILGYLIIEFKFKNRSFGAFVTPIAGLALAFIDLSGVSKEIQPLVPALKSNWLLAHVTMSFIAYAAFSISFSTGLMYLIMTTEKRTESSYIFWTLTFGIFSVILVLMSIDFLAFKVKVRPDVFVKSYLFKTTFLNPSMFVKTLSWILSLAALFLIWRFGSVLRTIITKFHVTAEMLDEITYKSIAVGFPIFTLGGLIFGAIWADQAWGVYWSWDPKETWSLITWFIYAFYLHGRMIRGWKGKKVAVVAVIGFMAVIFTYLGVNLLLSGLHAYGSA; this is translated from the coding sequence ATGGACAGTTCCCTTTTCTTTGGCATATCCACAATGGCATACATACTGGCCATGATTGTCTATATAACCTTTGTTGCGTTCAGGAAACAGCAGATCGGCATCACCGCAACAGCAATAACAATTACAGGGTTCCTTGCCCAGACTTCCGCAATTATTCTGCGGTGGAATGAATTTGCCGGCCTGAGCGGTCTGGGAATCTGGAAGTCAGCGCCTCTTACAAACCTTTACGAGTCGCTCATATTTTTCGTATGGTGCCTGATCTTGGGATACCTGATAATCGAATTCAAATTCAAGAACCGTTCATTCGGCGCCTTTGTCACACCGATTGCCGGTCTTGCATTGGCCTTCATAGATCTATCCGGTGTTTCAAAGGAAATTCAGCCTCTGGTACCGGCGCTGAAAAGCAACTGGCTTCTTGCACACGTCACCATGAGTTTCATCGCATATGCCGCGTTTTCCATTTCCTTCAGTACCGGACTCATGTACCTCATTATGACCACAGAAAAAAGAACCGAGTCTTCCTACATATTCTGGACCCTTACCTTTGGTATTTTTTCAGTTATCCTGGTTTTGATGAGTATCGATTTTCTCGCCTTTAAAGTCAAAGTAAGACCCGATGTCTTTGTCAAGAGCTATCTTTTCAAAACAACATTTCTCAACCCCTCCATGTTCGTGAAAACCCTGAGCTGGATTCTCTCCCTTGCTGCGCTTTTTCTCATATGGAGGTTCGGTTCGGTGCTCAGGACAATCATCACCAAATTCCATGTAACTGCTGAGATGCTGGATGAAATCACCTACAAGAGCATCGCTGTCGGGTTTCCGATCTTTACCCTTGGCGGACTGATTTTTGGCGCCATTTGGGCTGATCAGGCCTGGGGAGTATACTGGAGCTGGGATCCGAAAGAAACTTGGTCGTTAATCACATGGTTTATTTATGCCTTCTATCTCCATGGAAGGATGATTCGGGGATGGAAAGGAAAAAAGGTTGCAGTCGTGGCTGTCATAGGCTTTATGGCCGTAATATTCACGTATCTCGGTGTGAATCTGCTGCTCTCAGGACTGCATGCATACGGTTCGGCGTAG
- a CDS encoding cytochrome c biogenesis protein ResB, with protein sequence MEQEKNKTIVDRIWDFLASVKLAIIIFALISLTSIVGTVLEQKGDPAQNMEILAKLFGQSLAPSLYSIFFTLGFMDMYHAWWFIGLLIMFSINISICSLDRLPGIWKLVREPIAPVSEEKLKKFQINREIVLKGNPEKVRDTVSAAIKNIRFRFMETREENGYQFYSQKGNYSRLGVYITHFSILIILIGAIIGLRFGFSGFLNLPEGAVSGVAFSGKDREIPLDFEIRCDNFEVTFYGKSDMPKEYKSWLTVIKDGKEVLKKSITVNDPLTFGGITFYQSSYGLVPNSGGKGIFILNAVSSDGKASALNLRFGETFQIPGTDITGRIIDFSPALRIDEHGHTFTYANQMNNPSVLIDFTEGGKNKLTGWILKRYPETWHLPGGHRVEFLDYWGVEFTGLQVRKDPGVWVVYFGCIAMSVGLFVAFFMSHRKIWVKLVEDKNTTRVLIGATSNKNRAAFERKIDTVIASLNKKPEGGK encoded by the coding sequence TTGGAACAGGAAAAGAATAAGACAATCGTTGACCGCATTTGGGATTTTCTTGCGTCAGTCAAACTTGCGATCATCATCTTCGCGCTTATTTCCCTTACATCTATTGTTGGAACAGTTCTGGAACAAAAGGGTGATCCGGCCCAGAACATGGAGATACTGGCAAAGCTTTTCGGGCAATCTCTGGCTCCATCCCTGTACAGCATCTTTTTCACACTCGGGTTCATGGACATGTACCACGCATGGTGGTTTATAGGTTTGTTAATCATGTTTTCCATTAATATAAGCATCTGCTCTCTCGACAGACTTCCCGGAATATGGAAACTTGTACGTGAGCCCATAGCGCCGGTATCTGAAGAAAAGCTGAAAAAGTTTCAGATCAACAGGGAGATCGTGCTAAAGGGCAACCCTGAAAAAGTCAGGGATACTGTTTCGGCAGCGATCAAGAATATTCGTTTCCGTTTTATGGAAACCCGGGAAGAAAATGGCTATCAGTTTTACTCCCAGAAAGGAAATTACAGCAGGCTCGGCGTGTATATCACGCATTTCAGTATCCTCATAATCCTCATTGGGGCAATCATAGGGCTTCGTTTCGGATTCAGCGGGTTTCTCAATCTTCCCGAGGGTGCGGTATCCGGTGTTGCCTTCTCAGGCAAGGACAGGGAAATACCGCTGGATTTTGAAATCCGTTGCGATAATTTTGAAGTCACTTTCTACGGCAAATCAGACATGCCCAAAGAATATAAAAGCTGGCTCACCGTAATAAAAGACGGCAAGGAGGTACTGAAAAAATCTATTACTGTCAACGATCCTCTGACATTCGGCGGAATCACGTTCTATCAGTCAAGCTACGGTCTTGTTCCCAACAGTGGCGGCAAGGGGATATTCATATTAAACGCTGTTTCATCGGACGGGAAGGCCTCTGCACTTAACCTGAGGTTTGGAGAAACGTTCCAGATTCCCGGCACCGACATAACAGGCAGGATCATTGACTTCAGCCCTGCGTTAAGGATTGACGAGCATGGACATACTTTCACCTATGCAAATCAGATGAACAATCCCTCTGTGCTTATCGATTTCACCGAAGGGGGGAAAAACAAACTTACCGGGTGGATACTCAAAAGGTATCCGGAGACATGGCATTTGCCGGGTGGACACCGGGTAGAATTTCTTGATTACTGGGGGGTTGAGTTTACCGGCCTACAGGTAAGAAAAGACCCGGGTGTGTGGGTAGTGTATTTCGGATGCATTGCCATGAGCGTTGGCCTTTTTGTCGCCTTTTTCATGAGCCACAGGAAAATATGGGTGAAGCTGGTCGAAGACAAAAACACCACCAGGGTTCTTATTGGAGCTACTTCCAACAAGAACAGGGCCGCCTTTGAAAGGAAGATCGATACAGTCATCGCGTCACTGAATAAAAAACCGGAAGGAGGGAAATAG
- a CDS encoding PilT/PilU family type 4a pilus ATPase yields MVQNFMPFPARKKQRLGELLVEQGLINSNQLKDALRRQAQAGGQLGSILVEMGYITNDNLLNFLSKQMGIPSANLYKIEISPEVLKIMPLEKIKSMKVMPISYDETSITLAMVNPRDMISIRDIEFSLGKKVIPVVVPSSQMEVAVESLLTNPGAGLTGETLEKQIQRAELKKAAPLMSLLKYLAGSPATDMLLTAGVPPCIKLSNDIKRASMDPLSPSDCERYAKELMSGKDWETFTQKGDHDLAVTYPEIGRFRVNLYKQRNSISITLRHITDILSSPEELHLPPWLKEFVLLPQGLILISGPAGHGKTTTLAAMVDIINNNRRCNIVTLEDPIEYLHKHKKSNVNQREIGLDTESFYEGLKHVFRQDPDVIVVGEMRDADSFAIALQAADTGHLVIATVHASTAASTIERIINIFPPHQQTLIRNRLADNLLFVLSQRLVPLKKGEGRILAHEKIINSFGVKNLIRESKTHQIKSQMLTGTDDYSSLEASLANLFLSGVIKFEDGLLFSENKQFYKDMTKTSQP; encoded by the coding sequence GTGGTACAAAACTTTATGCCATTCCCCGCAAGAAAGAAACAGCGCCTTGGTGAACTTCTTGTCGAACAGGGATTAATCAACAGCAATCAGCTGAAAGATGCCTTAAGAAGACAGGCTCAGGCCGGTGGACAGCTGGGATCTATCCTGGTGGAAATGGGCTATATCACAAACGATAACCTTCTGAACTTCCTGAGCAAGCAGATGGGCATCCCTTCTGCAAATCTTTACAAAATCGAAATTTCCCCGGAAGTCTTGAAAATCATGCCCCTCGAAAAAATAAAATCGATGAAAGTCATGCCGATCAGCTATGATGAGACTTCCATAACCCTTGCGATGGTGAATCCAAGGGATATGATATCCATACGGGACATAGAGTTTTCTCTCGGGAAAAAGGTCATCCCTGTCGTAGTGCCTTCTTCACAGATGGAGGTCGCAGTAGAGAGCCTCCTGACAAACCCGGGAGCCGGTCTCACCGGGGAGACTCTCGAAAAACAGATTCAGAGGGCTGAGCTGAAAAAAGCCGCGCCATTGATGTCTCTCCTGAAATATCTTGCGGGGTCTCCTGCCACTGACATGCTTCTGACCGCCGGGGTTCCTCCCTGCATCAAACTCAGCAACGACATAAAAAGGGCCTCCATGGACCCTTTGTCCCCTTCCGATTGTGAACGGTATGCAAAGGAACTGATGTCAGGGAAAGACTGGGAAACATTCACGCAGAAGGGCGATCATGATCTCGCGGTAACCTATCCCGAGATCGGCCGCTTCAGAGTCAATCTGTACAAACAGAGAAATTCCATTTCAATCACCCTGCGTCACATTACTGATATACTCTCTTCTCCCGAGGAACTGCACCTGCCTCCCTGGTTAAAGGAATTTGTCCTTCTCCCACAGGGCCTGATCCTGATATCAGGGCCTGCCGGTCACGGGAAAACAACAACCCTTGCCGCAATGGTAGACATCATCAACAACAACAGAAGATGCAATATCGTGACACTTGAGGATCCGATTGAATATCTCCACAAGCACAAAAAAAGCAATGTCAATCAGCGGGAAATCGGACTGGATACCGAATCGTTCTATGAAGGCCTGAAGCACGTATTCAGACAGGACCCCGACGTGATAGTCGTCGGCGAGATGAGGGATGCTGACAGCTTCGCTATTGCGCTGCAGGCAGCAGATACGGGGCATCTCGTAATTGCAACGGTCCATGCAAGCACCGCTGCATCCACAATAGAAAGAATTATCAACATATTCCCTCCCCATCAGCAAACCCTTATCAGAAACCGGCTTGCAGACAATCTTCTTTTTGTCCTTTCCCAAAGGCTTGTCCCTCTCAAGAAAGGAGAAGGAAGGATTCTCGCCCATGAAAAAATAATCAACAGCTTCGGCGTCAAGAACCTCATCAGAGAAAGCAAAACACACCAGATAAAGTCTCAGATGCTCACCGGCACTGATGACTACAGTTCGCTAGAGGCATCCCTTGCAAACCTTTTTCTCTCCGGTGTGATTAAGTTTGAGGACGGGCTCCTTTTTTCTGAAAATAAGCAGTTCTATAAAGATATGACAAAAACTTCCCAGCCCTGA
- a CDS encoding NAD(P)H-hydrate dehydratase, with protein sequence MRIVTAEEMRDIDAKTIRGFGLSGLILMERAGLSVASRINELFGKKKCIVIAGGGNNGGDGLVVARDLYNQGRDVKVFLCTPPESLQGDALAQYQAALNFGVPVRPVQELLAGHAPVIGRHSLIVDAVFGTGLRRKVSGLLLEVIAFINKSGLPVISVDIPSGISSDNGQVMGDAVRADCTVTFGLPKRGHLLYPGAEYTGKLFVSDIGFPRQLLLAGKSDPELLEKTFVSGLMPLRSEYSHKGTYGHVLIVAGSKGKTGAALMAARACLRTGAGLVTIGVPESLEGIFQSVVREEMVLGLPDSSSGLISARAYETILGFLRNSADILAIGPGMGVSGDTRKLVKRLVEYADCPIVIDADGINSLEHHQDVLPRAKKGVILTPHPGEMARLIHRGQHKGRQTVLDIRDEIERDRIAVAISFAGETGTVLVLKGVPTIIASPDGKAYINSTGNAGMATGGTGDVLTGMVSGFLGQNVSLSQAGVLGSYLHGLAGDIAAEKKGQHSLVATDIIDALPAAFRSMKQDNSCII encoded by the coding sequence ATGAGGATTGTTACGGCTGAAGAGATGCGGGACATAGACGCAAAAACCATTCGTGGGTTCGGGCTCTCCGGCCTGATACTGATGGAGAGGGCAGGGCTTTCGGTTGCCTCCAGAATCAACGAACTGTTCGGCAAAAAGAAGTGTATCGTGATAGCCGGAGGCGGCAACAATGGCGGCGACGGGCTGGTGGTTGCAAGGGATCTGTACAACCAGGGAAGAGATGTGAAGGTTTTTCTTTGCACGCCTCCCGAATCCCTGCAGGGAGATGCACTGGCGCAGTATCAGGCTGCGTTGAACTTTGGGGTGCCTGTACGACCTGTGCAGGAACTTCTGGCCGGACACGCACCGGTAATCGGCCGTCATTCACTCATTGTGGATGCGGTATTTGGTACAGGATTGCGCAGGAAAGTTTCCGGGTTGCTCCTGGAAGTGATCGCATTCATCAATAAGTCTGGATTGCCTGTGATAAGCGTGGATATCCCGTCAGGGATATCTTCAGATAACGGACAGGTTATGGGTGATGCGGTGAGGGCGGATTGCACGGTTACATTTGGTCTCCCCAAACGAGGCCACCTGTTATACCCCGGAGCAGAATATACCGGCAAACTGTTTGTTTCGGATATCGGCTTTCCCCGGCAACTGCTCCTTGCCGGAAAATCCGATCCCGAATTGCTCGAAAAAACATTTGTCTCCGGACTTATGCCTCTCAGAAGCGAATATTCGCACAAGGGAACCTACGGTCATGTGCTTATTGTTGCAGGGTCAAAAGGGAAGACAGGGGCAGCGCTCATGGCGGCAAGGGCATGCCTGAGGACAGGAGCCGGCCTTGTAACGATCGGGGTTCCTGAATCGCTTGAGGGAATTTTTCAGTCGGTCGTCAGGGAAGAAATGGTGCTTGGCCTGCCTGACAGCAGCAGCGGTTTGATTTCAGCAAGGGCATATGAGACAATCCTCGGGTTTCTCCGCAATTCTGCGGACATCCTCGCCATAGGACCGGGCATGGGTGTTTCTGGGGATACAAGGAAACTTGTAAAGAGGCTTGTGGAATATGCGGACTGTCCGATAGTTATTGACGCAGATGGCATCAATTCTCTTGAACACCATCAGGATGTATTGCCCAGGGCAAAAAAAGGTGTAATTCTTACACCGCATCCCGGTGAAATGGCCAGGCTGATACACCGGGGGCAGCACAAGGGGAGACAAACAGTGCTTGACATCCGTGATGAAATAGAGAGGGACAGGATTGCCGTGGCGATATCCTTTGCAGGGGAAACCGGGACGGTTCTTGTCCTTAAGGGGGTTCCGACCATCATTGCTTCTCCTGACGGAAAAGCTTATATAAATTCGACCGGAAATGCAGGGATGGCTACCGGTGGCACCGGAGATGTGCTGACCGGAATGGTGTCCGGATTTCTCGGACAGAACGTCAGCCTGAGTCAGGCCGGGGTTCTCGGGTCGTACCTGCACGGCCTTGCCGGAGATATCGCAGCTGAAAAGAAAGGCCAGCACTCGCTTGTCGCGACTGACATAATCGATGCATTGCCGGCGGCTTTCCGTTCAATGAAACAGGATAATTCTTGCATCATCTGA
- the pgeF gene encoding peptidoglycan editing factor PgeF, translating to MDTLIFPGIFGAAVRAFFTRKEVGVDAEKISRLLSVRKGSLYLPQQKHTDRVYLLDGDFSPVVADAVVTRQRGVLIGVQVADCVPVLLHDTKHTVIGVVHAGWRGTAAQIVQKTIAVMVTQCGSLQENVVMALGPSIRGSCYEVGAEVKEAVYRATGEGEYYVRRGEKYFIDLASVNMLQAMSAGIPAKNIWISGDCTHCNPEHYYSFRFSGECNGSQGGFIGIF from the coding sequence ATGGATACATTGATTTTTCCCGGGATATTCGGGGCAGCGGTTAGGGCATTTTTTACGCGGAAAGAAGTAGGGGTTGATGCGGAGAAGATCAGCAGGCTGCTTTCTGTCAGGAAGGGTTCTCTTTATCTGCCGCAGCAGAAACATACTGACAGGGTTTACCTTCTTGATGGTGATTTCAGTCCTGTAGTGGCTGATGCCGTGGTGACCCGGCAACGCGGGGTGTTGATAGGCGTGCAGGTGGCTGACTGTGTTCCGGTTCTTCTCCATGACACAAAACACACAGTCATCGGTGTGGTGCATGCGGGCTGGAGGGGCACTGCAGCGCAGATTGTGCAAAAGACTATTGCTGTCATGGTCACGCAGTGCGGGTCCCTTCAGGAGAATGTTGTCATGGCCCTGGGCCCGAGCATCAGGGGCAGTTGCTACGAGGTCGGTGCTGAAGTCAAGGAGGCCGTATACAGGGCAACCGGCGAAGGAGAATACTACGTCCGCAGAGGGGAAAAATACTTCATTGACCTCGCTTCCGTGAACATGCTTCAGGCGATGTCCGCCGGCATCCCGGCGAAAAATATCTGGATATCAGGCGACTGTACCCACTGCAATCCTGAACATTACTACTCTTTCAGGTTCAGCGGAGAGTGCAACGGGAGTCAGGGCGGATTTATTGGGATATTCTGA